In Daphnia pulex isolate KAP4 chromosome 7, ASM2113471v1, one genomic interval encodes:
- the LOC124198522 gene encoding intraflagellar transport protein 20 homolog, translating into MDVNNVFMAEDELVEQGLFIDDIHRLRILDPSLADQTKILKTECDQFLQTTNNFDKTVDTFKKEASRTAAAVEIEKKRAIGYRLLLDSLRKKKEQDQRQMMAEVDRKRLKLEQLRVEIEMLQKADHFHQEILDQFQMLH; encoded by the exons ATGGATGTGAATAATGTGTTCATGGCGGAGGACGAACTGGTTGAACAAGGATTATTCATCGATGACATCCACAGACTTCGTATCCTTGATCCTTCCTTGGCCGATCAGACAAAAATTCTCAAGACCGAATGCGATCAATTCCTCCAGA cAACGAACAATTTCGATAAGACGGTCGACACATTTAAAAAGGAGGCCAGCAGAACAGCAGCGGCTgttgaaatagagaaaaaacggGCTATCGGTTACCGGCTGTTACTGGATTCATTGcgtaagaaaaaggaacaagatCAGCGTCAAATGATG GCAGAAGTTGATCGTAAACGCTTAAAACTGGAGCAACTTCGCGTCGAGATTGAGATGCTTCAAAAAGCGGATCATTTCCATCAAGAAATTCTCGATCAGTTTCAAATGCTTCATTAA
- the LOC124196667 gene encoding RNA-binding protein 26-like, giving the protein MIIENPEALKSWLTAVLAPLCDADPAALAKYVLALAKKEKPESELRGAMCDQLDVFLQQETKGFVDKLFVTLETKSYLQSNPEPPSAKVESTTTTTTTTTEQASTGVTNGQNLVIPPVVTVPVQPLPVPVLSAPSTDSRAKKSSSDRTKRRSWSPRSRSRSRSRDRDRDRPARRSRSRDRSTRDHRGGRSTWDDRRQSRRSPVSNRRSDRRRSRSPMPPRRLSRSPRGSRRARSPIPPPPVVAPLENVVGAPGLGLLAVGATAADPAIVVGVPVPSAAIQSVVVAPSSAAQQQHERGPKFRCRDYDEKGYCMRGDLCPYDHGADPVVLEDVELSSMLSTNYNRPPPPVVGTTGAAGAPPGPLPVGPPPHLRGPPPSLPPSGEPYNPDAPGISWPPPPLVGLRPLGPPPPFGHPPSHRLPPPHMRIRGPLPPRGPPPMGLLGSAPPPRELINVPTAEEGSDSGLKRSVRDAGLDSDGHLAKKGHFDYNRLGNPPAQLQQQQQQQQVTGQSNHGQPPQRRFDPTNCCLEVKKIPRGLNNISVLNNHFSKFGKIVNLQVSYNGDSEGALVTFSSHNEAQAAYRSTEAVLNNRFIKVFWHNKEVSSPEMKGKQENVPPSSKVPIRERLGGAHPQRVLAQSQAPAPIVDEAALKEASEAKEKEREKAVAAIKRSQEILAAKEALKKKQEEQKREATKLQVDLHRRKQELLDKQLQQQRVLIERLEKNKSTIKTDERAAVMQTVRNLQETIEKLKKDLQTTSPNQGATVVANAPNVGVPTHPAKTPEEAKKEILDVEIELYQKQMEGSDTTELQRRVQELNSIISQSHRGHPSNRRGARISSRGTLRGRGRGLSARLSARGRGRGGYYVGPHVSVDRRPTQIKATGFENHQQGDILAHFANFGEVVDYHVDEDYPALTIRYKSRKDAEMALAQGRSFTGASLSVSWHMPPGSVPKVKDHVAAEEEDEHSAGRIEGSASAEEDEEDENEGLDDLLNYEEDDEDEERSWRR; this is encoded by the exons atgatAATCGAAAATCCTGAAGCCCTGAAATCATGGCTCACCGCTGTCCTGGCCCCATT gTGTGATGCAGACCCTGCAGCCCTTGCCAAGTATGTGCTTGCCCtggcaaaaaaggaaaaaccagAGTCTGAGCTACGTGGAGCCATGTGTGATCAGCTTGACGTATTCCTTCAACAAGAGACAAAAGGGTTTGTCGACAAATTATTCGTCACCTTGGAGACCAAATCGTACCTGCAGTCAAACCCTGAGCCTCCGTCGGCCAAAGTGgaatcaacaacaactactactactaccaccaccgAACAGGCCAGTACAGGAGTTACCAACGGCCAAAATTTAGTCATTCCACCCGTTGTGACAGTCCCGGTGCAGCCGCTTCCTGTTCCAGTTCTATCGGCTCCTTCAACCGATTCAAGAGCCAAGAAATCATCATCTGATAGAACCAAAAGGAGATCATGGAGTCCCAGGTCGCGATCCAGGTCCCGCAGCCGAGATCGTGATCGGGACCGACCTGCCCGTCGTTCTAGGTCCCGCGATCGTTCAACTCGCGATCACCGAGGAGGTCGCAGTACGTGGGATGACCGTCGCCAAAGTCGAAGGAGTCCGGTTAGTAACAGAAGATCTGACCGAAGAAGATCTCGGTCTCCGATGCCGCCGAGACGTTTGTCTCGGAGCCCGCGCGGTTCTCGTCGTGCCCGTTCGCCAATTCCGCCACCCCCTGTCGTTGCTCCATTGGAGAACGTTGTCGGGGCTCCTGGATTGGGTTTACTGGCTGTCGGAGCCACTGCTGCCGATCCGGCGATTGTTGTCGGTGTTCCCGTTCCCTCTGCAGCCATCCAGAGCGTCGTGGTCGCCCCTTCGTCCGCTGCCCAGCAACAGCACGAACGGGGACCGAAATTTCGATGCAGGGATTATGACGAGAAAGGATACTGCATGCGCGGCGACCTCTGTCCGTACGACCATGGTGCCGATCCGGTCGTTTTGGAAGATGTGGAGCTGTCATCGATGCTGTCGACCAACTATAATCGACCGCCACCTCCAGTGGTGGGGACCACCGGAGCAGCCGGCGCTCCCCCTGGGCCACTACCCGTTGGTCCGCCACCTCATCTTCGCGGGCCACCTCCTAGTCTGCCCCCatctg gaGAACCCTACAATCCCGACGCTCCTGGAATCAGCTGGCCTCCCCCGCCACTGGTCGGTCTGCGCCCACTTGGCCCACCACCTCCATTTGGCCACCCGCCTTCTCACCGTCTCCCACCACCGCACATGAGAATCCGAGGGCCTTTGCCACCACGTGGCCCACCGCCAATGGGACTGTTGGGTTCTGCTCCACCTCCCAGAGAATTGATCAACGTGCCTACTGCCGAGGAAGGAAGTGATTCCGGTCTGAAGAGGAGCGTTAGAGATGCTGGACTTGATTCC GACGGGCATCTTGCCAAGAAGGGACACTTTGATTACAACCGCTTGGGTAATCCTCCGGCCCagctgcaacaacagcagcagcagcagcaagtgaCTGGCCAGAGTAATCACGGCCAGCCGCCCCAGCGTCGATTCGATCCAACAAACTGTTGCCTGGAAGTCAAAAAGATTCCTCGCGGACTCAACAACATATCAGTCCTCAACAACCACTTTAGCAAGTTCGGCAAGATCGTCAACTTGCAAGTGTCTTACAATGGAGATTCGGAAGGTGCCCTGGTCACATTCTCGTCTCACAACGAAGCCCAGGCGGCCTACCGCAGTACTGAGGCTGTCCTCAACAATCGCTTCATCAAGGTGTTTTGGCACAACAAAGAAGTGAGCTCTCCAGAAATGAAGGGCAAACAGGAGAACGTGCCTCCTAGCTCCAAAGTTCCCATCAGGGAGCGGTTGGGGGGAGCGCATCCTCAACGAGTTCTAGCCCAGTCGCAAGCCCCGGCTCCTATCGTCGATGAAGCCGCCTTGAAAGAAGCTTCTGAAGCGAAGGAGAAGGAACGTGAGAAAGCTGTTGCGGCCATCAAGAGGAGTCAGGAGATCCTGGCCGCCAAGGAGGCCTTGAAAAAGAAGCAAGAAGAACAGAAAAGG gaGGCGACCAAACTGCAAGTGGATCTACATCGACGCAAGCAAGAGTTACTGGACAAGCAGTTGCAGCAACAGCGAGTGCTGATTGAGCGGTTGGAGAAGAACAAGAGTACCATCAAGACGGACGAGCGAGCTGCCGTGATGCAGACAGTTCGAAATCTTCAGGAGACGAtcgaaaaactgaaaaaggaCCTTCAGACGACAAGTCCCAATCAGGGAGCTACTGTTGTTGCAAACGCACCGAATGTCGGAGTCCCGACTCATCCAGCCAAAACTCCCGAagaggccaaaaaagaaatactagACGTCGAAATCGAGCTCTACCAGAAGCAGATGGAAGGAAGTGACACGACTGAACTGCAGCGCAGAGTTCAGGAATTAAACTCCATCATCAGCCAGTCACACAGGGGCCATCCCAGCAACCGTCGTGGAGCCAGGATCAGTTCCAGAGGTACTCTACGAGGTAGAGGGCGCGGCTTATCAGCCCGACTATCAGCTCGCGGCAG GGGTCGAGGTGGCTATTATGTTGGCCCGCATGTGTCGGTGGATCGTAGACCAACGCAGATTAAAGCCACTGGCTTTGAAAATCATCAACAGGGAGACATTCTTGCCCACTTTGCC AATTTCGGCGAAGTGGTGGACTACCACGTCGATGAAGATTATCCGGCGCTGACGATCCGATACAAGTCTCGGAAGGATGCCGAAATGGCACTGGCCCAAGGGCGAAGCTTCACAGGCGCCAGTCTGTCAGTCAGTTGGCACATGCCACCCGGTTCCGTCCCCAAAGTCAAGGATCATGTCGCTGccgaggaagaagatgagcaCAGCGCCGGTAGGATCGAAGGATCTGCTAGCGccgaggaagacgaagaagacgaaaacgAG GGCTTAGATGATTTGCTGAAttatgaagaagatgacgaagatgaagaacgCTCCTGGAGGCGATAg
- the LOC124198519 gene encoding uncharacterized protein LOC124198519 codes for MEKDGRRHVVWCLNGKNYASWKFGMKLALQSVELWEVVNGTQRQPAERRNADQVIENAADITNWNKRNTTAMQNIFGAIKEDQSRILMSCSTAQEMWMKLETEYEEDAADNAPLLWTKFYGCTFRPSQSVSSFLTELEQIAFRLKSLNIAIDDNQIMAKILMSLPPEFRVFAFAWDSTPVAEKTLKKLTTRLIALDKSLRNDEEAKSTSDTAYLSKPNRDESQHKEQALPAQYGQNKGKSHPSSQHAGIPRTCWECNSTTHVRAQCRQYKRRREREGEEADRKRKRYDRHDRRDDKLCKLPGATGRCTHETPGCSTLQVSP; via the exons atggagaaagatggccgccgccatGTTGTATGGTGTCTGAATGGGAAAAACTACGCgtcttggaaatttggaatgaagcTGGCGTTACAAAGTGTTGAGCTTTGGGAAGTCGTGAACGGGACTCAACGGCAACCTGCTGAA AGACGCAATGCTGACCAGGTGATTGAAAATGCAGCTGATATAACCAActggaacaagagaaataccACGGCAATGCAGAACATATTTGGCGCCATCAAAGAAGACCAATCAAGGATCCTGATGTCTTGTAGCACAGCCCAAGAGATGTGGATGAAATTGGAGACTGAGTATGAAGAAGATGCCGCAGACAATGCACCTCTATTGTGGACAAAGTTCTATGGATGCACATTTCGACCAAGCCAAAGTGTATCAAGCTTCCTGACTGAGTTGGAACAGATAGCATTCCGTCTGAAGAGCCTCAACATAGCTATtgatgataatcaaataatggcAAAGATACTCATGTCGCTTCCTCCAGAGTTCCGTGTTTTTGCCTTTGCATGGGACAGCACGCCTGTTGCAGAGAAAACTCTCAAGAAACTGACTACTCGCCTTATAGCATTGGACAAGAGCCTgcgcaacgacgaagaagcAAAATCGACATCTGATACTGCCTATCTCAGTAAGCCGAACAGAGATGAATCACAGCACAAAGAGCAAGCACTTCCTGCCCAGTACGGTcagaacaaaggaaaaagccaCCCTTCCAGTCAACATGCTGGTATACCGAGAACATGCTGGGAGTGCAACTCCACTACGCATGTTAGAGCTCAATGCCGTCAATACAAACGCCGgcgtgagagagaaggagaagaagcggacagaaaaaggaagcgtTACGATCGACATGACAGAAGAGATGATAAACTATGTAAGCTCCCAGGAGCAACTGGCCGATGCACTCACGAAACCCCTGGCTGCTCCACGCTTCAAGTATCTCCGTGA
- the LOC124198521 gene encoding plasminogen receptor (KT)-like: MGGYVSKAVHENMKSNQEFMIEINRITIERQIQLQNQMRERMVALQIARTRELLNWFGAFYTVAAAGMLTGFHHSRKPGVLVPLLPLTFILGYQIDMAYGNKLMRIKHEAENIVKFESELLDLPMHLPTLSTIDMARQVQHDKLIMHSAEPPLYY; this comes from the exons ATGGGGGGCTACGTTTCGAAAGCAGTGCATGAAAACATGAAGAGTAATCAAGAGTTCATGATAGAAATAAATCGTATAACA ATTGAGAGGCAGATCCAATTGCAGAATCAGATGAGAGAAAGAAT GGTGGCGTTGCAGATAGCTCGGACCAGGGAATTACTGAATTGGTTTGGGGCATTTTACACTGTAGCTGCTGCAGGCATGCTGACAGGTTTTCATCACTCTCGTAAACCTGGTGTGCTTGTGCCACTACTACCCTTAACTTTTATCCTTGGCTATCAAATTGATATGGCTTATGGAAACAAGCTTATGAGAATTAAAC atgAAGCAGAAAACATTGTTAAGTTTGAGAGTGAACTACTAGATTTGCCCATGCACTTACCAACCTTGTCAACCATAGACATGGCAAGACAAGTGCAGCATGATAAACTTATAATGCATTCAGCTGAACCCCCTTTGTATTATTAA
- the LOC124198431 gene encoding uncharacterized protein LOC124198431, with translation MVKCFVVGCKTGGDKTLSSNDHVCSKHFKEEYIIKTKTILDQAYPLKIWKLTAQAVPTLNLWNNGEQETKMRKSKSKKNIDVEQWKKTLESHYTSPQPLQLLDNNLIVVVPNTVDRLAADVEMTDPQPDNDNKDSVNQPIIIEEVEQPVIEAVDNAIFDPTKAKLPSSWRWCSGCESYQEDDPIANKITAVRFGVINNTKVILKMITIAGEEVSYTVKGALIKPPEFLPKSIGKVEELTDLLSRFDSANICGGFKFDFEKALSPSLKKATVKEYGERRSKLCIRILQKGSTCYRCQHLNNLAAGESLKPNKMDGLLERSQTLTNENRLLKRKLDRKERLIKNKKSKIQGNLLQIAKSLQEQGSTVIELRLIKSVRRKTEDQDPQVSYPWIAGDLACQHYSIKFAKNFTRPKWALTSFPGSGVTWTRQLIEGVTGIYTGTVYGPDEPGIIDGKHYGNQADFNCGCTILIKDHGYPETYPFLGSSSVYENRGILLLRNPIEALFTSAHYLWSDNKQKEFANAQKLQQDHPCVLQLIQDIYVRQPSPRNIPYKLVEPELVDPSDGQSKGILRLLRNHTNGFFVECGAFDGEYLSNTLYMERSLNWTGLLIEADQNAFHKLSSRNRKAYTTPVCLSTKPYPIQVLYNTSDSLYSAIVEKDGDNKPEHESSSQNEDTLTVNTTANIHKKQCFPLYSLLLAIGRTEIDYFSLDVEGFEYKILQTIPWLKVGIKTLTVEWNHAPEGEAAITRLMESNKFVKFGHIEMSFSRDVVYVQDFLNDLRLY, from the exons ATGGTGAAGTGCTTTGTTGTAGGTTGTAAGACAGG AGGTGACAAGACATTATCAAGTAATGATCATGTCTGTTCCAaacattttaaagaagaatatataatCAAAACGAAAACCATTCTCGATCAAGCCTATCCATTAAAGATTTGGAAGTTGACAGCCCAAGCCGTTCCCACACTTAACCTAT GGAATAATGGAGAGCAAGAAACAAAGATGAGGAAGagcaaaagtaaaaagaatattgaTGTAGAACAGTGGAAGAAAACACTTGAATCACATTACACCAGTCCTCAGCCACTTCAATTGCTGGACAATAATTTAATAGTAGTAGTTCCCAACACAGTTGACAGGTTAGCAGCTGATGTTGAGATGACAGATCCTCAACCGGACAATGACAATAAAGATTCAGTCAATCAACCAATCATCATTGAGGAAGTTGAGCAACCAGTCATAGAGGCAGTCGACAATGCTATATTTGATCCCACAAAAGCAAAGCTTCCTAGCTCATGGAGATGGTGTTCTGGCTGTGAAAGTTATCAAGAGGATGATCCTATTGCTAACAAGATAACTGCTGTTAGATTTGGTGTAATTAACAACACCAAAGTTATCCTCAAAATGATAACAATTGCTGGTGAAGAAGTGTCTTACACCGTAAAGGGAGCGCTTATCAAACCACCCGAGTTCCTGCCGAAATCCATCGGAAAAGTAGAAGAACTCACAGATCTCTTGTCTCGTTTCGACTCAGCCAATATTTGTGGtggtttcaaatttgattttgagaAAGCACTTTCACCCTCCCTGAAGAAAGCCACAGTCAAGGAGTATGGTGAACGGCGATCAAAGTTGTGCATTCGGATTCTTCAAAAAGGTTCAACCTGCTACAGATGCCAGCACCTGAATAATTTAGCGGCTGGTGAGTCGctgaaaccaaataaaatggaTGGACTTTTAGAACGAAGCCAGACATTAACCAACGAAAATCGCCTGTTGAAACGAAAGTTGGATCGTAAGGAAAGACTGATCAAG aacaagaaatcaaagatTCAAGGAAACTTACTGCAAATTGCCAAATCTCTTCAAGAGCAAGGATCAACCGTTATAGAGTTACGGTTGATAAAAAG tgTAAGACGAAAGACTGAAGATCAAGACCCACAGGTGAGCTACCCGTGGATTGCTGGCGATCTCGCCTGCCAACACTATTCCATAAAG TTTGCAAAGAATTTTACCCGTCCAAAATGGGCTTTGACTTCTTTCCCCGGAAGTGGAGTTACATGGACACGACAGCTAATCGAAGGTGTAACAGG GATATACACTGGAACTGTCTACGGACCCGATGAGCCCGGTATCATCGATG GAAAACATTATGGGAACCAGGCAGATTTCAATTGCGGATGCACCATTCTCATTAAGGATCATGGATATCCAGAGACTTATCCCTTTTTGGGGAGTTCTAGTGTGTACGAAAACCGaggaattcttcttcttcgaaatCCTATAGAAGCCCTTTTTACCTCTGCTCATTACCTCTGGAgtgacaacaaacaaaaag AATTCGCAAATGCGCAAAAATTGCAGCAGGATCATCCGTGTGTTCTCCAACTGATACAAGATATTTATGTACGTCAGCCATCTCCTAGAAACATCCCCTATAAACTTGTTGAACCTGAGTTAGTTGATCCCTCCGATGGACAATCCAAGGGAATCCTGCGACTTTTGCGCAATCAT ACGAATGGCTTTTTTGTCGAGTGTGGTGCTTTTGACGGTGAATACCTTTCCAATACGTTATACATGGAGCGATCGCTTAATTGGACTGGCCTATTGATTGAAGCCGATCAAAATGCTTTTCATAAACTTTCATCCCGTAACCGGAAAGCTTATACAACACCAGTTTGTCTGAGTACGAAACCATATCCTATTCAA GTATTGTATAATACATCTGATTCACTTTATAGTGCTATCGTCGAGAAAGATGGTGATAATAAACCTGAACACGAGAGTAGCAGTCAAAATGAAGATACTTTAACAGTTAATACCACAGCAAATATTCACAAAAAACAATGTTTCCCTCTCTACTCCCTACTGCTCGCCATTGGCAGAACTGAAATTGATTATTTCAGTTTAGATGTCGAAGGTTTCGAGTACAAAATATTACAGACTATCCCTTGGCTCAAAGTCGGCATTAAG ACGTTAACTGTGGAGTGGAATCACGCACCTGAAGGTGAAGCTGCCATAACTCGTTTGATGGAAAGCAACAAATTCGTCAAGTTCGGTCATATTGAAATGTCATTTTCACGCGATGTTGTTTACGTGCAAGATTTTCTTAACGACCTTAGACTCTATTAA
- the LOC124198517 gene encoding probable methyltransferase-like protein 24, which produces MGKLKNRIGLLVIAIAFLFTIVVLALNFWTSECYYSRNELDESSRVKNWIKTYGWPAVLSSRSLLGNQLFSSDKTNNKKAQDIVEDGPVFASVSVADWQKTDVQTLSKQQIHDYLLWTNQSSCQISQSFGGFLVSSANGLLVSFDGQKAVCLDQAVAPPPNKCLVYSFGINNDWSFDEAMELYGCQIFSFDPSMNVSNHNRTEAIHFYQMALDDVDKDEWNKSKSIPSRTLASIYDMLNSLHGGDSSVIDYLKIDVETTEWRVLPQIIESGMMDKVRQLAVEIHLDCDKSIRHCRQQAGILQSLEGYGMVRFDSKPNMYSKSIMNNDSVFNSYEIAWYNNRLVRGLRL; this is translated from the coding sequence ATgggaaaactgaaaaaccGGATTGGTTTGTTGGTGATTGCAATAGCATTTCTTTTCACAATTGTTGTTCTTGCTTTGAATTTCTGGACCTCAGAATGCTATTATTCCAGGAATGAATTGGATGAGTCTAGTCGAGTcaaaaattggattaaaaCATATGGCTGGCCTGCAGTGCTGTCGTCTAGATCCTTGTTGGGGAATCAACTTTTCTCCAGTGACAAGACGAACAACAAGAAAGCGCAGGATATCGTCGAAGATGGGCCAGTTTTCGCATCCGTCAGTGTGGCTGATTGGCAAAAGACGGATGTCCAGACGctttcaaaacaacaaattcatgATTATCTTTTGTGGACTAACCAGTCGTCCTGTCAAATTTCTCAATCCTTTGGTGGTTTTCTAGTTTCATCTGCCAACGGTCTCCTGGTATCGTTCGACGGACAAAAAGCCGTTTGCCTGGATCAGGCAGTCGCCCCACCACCCAACAAATGCCTCGTTTATTCGTTCGGAATCAACAACGATTGGAGTTTCGACGAAGCCATGGAACTCTACGGATGccaaattttctctttcgatCCGTCCATGAACGTTTCAAATCACAACCGAACGGAGGCCATCCATTTTTATCAAATGGCGCTTGATGACGTCGACAAGGACGAATGGAACAAGAGCAAGAGCATTCCGTCACGAACGCTGGCCTCCATTTACGACATGCTGAATTCTCTGCATGGCGGCGACTCATCCGTCATCGACTATCTTAAAATTGATGTGGAAACGACCGAGTGGCGAGTCTTGCCTCAAATCATTGAATCGGGGATGATGGACAAGGTGAGGCAGTTGGCCGTGGAGATCCATCTGGACTGCGACAAGTCCATTAGACACTGCCGACAGCAAGCCGGAATTCTCCAGTCGCTGGAAGGCTACGGAATGGTCCGCTTTGATTCCAAACCCAACATGTATAGCAAGTCGATTATGAATAATGACTCGGTTTTCAATAGTTATGAAATTGCGTGGTACAATAACCGACTAGTTCGCGGTCTACGGCTGTAA
- the LOC124197578 gene encoding uncharacterized protein LOC124197578 translates to MGAIARKWLVIRIAAAVSVFFFGLSALLQNGKLVHTKNNLTTVTTISPLQNVSSQDRLNDVVDWRVAPVEKLTLEQLVEYIEWTNSTSCRLSHDFGGSVVLSMGVDGQKALCLDPAVRPEKASGGWPPVTDKKFSECLVYSFGINNEWTFDEAMQNFGCRVYAFDPSMQLANHNHTPKIHFYNTGLGDRDHVRLNDRDPANPSNWTMKSLDSIYRHLLGHEDKIIDYLKVDIEGDEWIVLPQIISSGMMDRVRQLGVEIHLLTHHCPHMTSCPPPDVSLDFIRQRVDVIKSLEDYGLVRFDSKFNPWSNNLKIVDGVDWWGYDAYELVWYNPKLARNVSR, encoded by the coding sequence ATGGGCGCCATTGCGAGAAAATGGCTTGTCATCCGAATCGCCGCTGCAGTTTCAGTGTTTTTCTTTGGACTGTCTGCCCTGCTTCAAAACGGAAAATTAGTACacactaaaaataatttaacaacAGTGACCACCATTTCGCCCCTGCAGAATGTATCCAGTCAGGACCGATTAAACGATGTCGTCGATTGGAGAGTGGCGCCGGTCGAAAAATTGACGCTGGAACAGTTGGTCGAATACATCGAATGGACCAACAGCACATCCTGTCGTCTTTCCCACGATTTCGGCGGAAGCGTTGTCCTCTCCATGGGTGTGGACGGGCAGAAAGCTTTGTGTCTCGATCCGGCAGTCCGACCGGAGAAAGCCAGCGGCGGTTGGCCTCCGGTGACGGACAAGAAATTCAGCGAGTGTCTAGTCTACTCTTTCGGCATCAACAACGAATGGACGTTTGACGAGGCCATGCAAAACTTTGGATGTCGCGTTTACGCTTTCGATCCTTCGATGCAACTCGCCAATCACAATCACACCCCGAAAATTCACTTTTACAACACGGGACTAGGCGATCGCGATCACGTTCGATTGAACGATCGAGACCCGGCCAATCCGAGCAACTGGACGATGAAATCGCTGGATTCAATCTACCGCCATCTGCTGGGCCACGAAGACAAAATCATCGACTACCTGAAAGTGGACATTGAGGGTGACGAATGGATCGTTTTGCCGCAAATCATCTCTTCCGGCATGATGGATCGCGTGAGGCAATTAGGAGTCGAGATTCACTTGCTGACGCATCACTGCCCTCACATGACGTCGTGCCCACCACCGGACGTCTCGTTGGATTTTATTCGCCAACGAGTTGACGTCATCAAATCGCTGGAGGACTATGGGCTGGTCCGCTTCGATTCGAAATTCAATCCTTGGTCGAATAACTTGAAAATCGTCGACGGTGTCGACTGGTGGGGCTACGACGCCTACGAACTCGTTTGGTACAACCCCAAACTGGCCCGCAATGTCTCACGCTGA
- the LOC124198520 gene encoding calumenin-B-like, with protein sequence MRFSFVVVCLTISLVTAIPKPNKTSRVKDEPLSSHKHYENEEHNADYDHEAFLGDEAKTFDQLSPEESKERLGKIVDKIDRDMDGKITKEELKSWIQYTQRRYILEDVDRQWKAHNPNNKDSITWEEYKKMVYGFMDDMEPSELENNAEEGFSYKDMIRRDQRRWGIADTNADHALDKEEFTNFLHPEDAPHMKEIVVVETMEDIDKDKNGYISLEEYIGDMYRGIKDEDEPDWVRNEREQFQNYRDKNKDGHMDTDEVKQWIIPPDFDHSEAEAKHLLQESDADGDGQLTKDEIISKYDLFVGSQATDFGEALNRHDEF encoded by the exons ATGCggttctcttttgttgttgtgtgcttGACAATAAGTCTTGTAACAGCTATTCCAAAACCAAACAAGACTTCAAGAGTTAAAGATGag CCGCTGAGTAGTCACAAACATTATGAAAATGAAGAGCATAATGCTGACTATGACCATGAAGCTTTTCTAGGAGATGAGGCTAAAACCTTTGATCAACTGTCTCCTGAAGAAAGCAAGGAGCGTTTAGG GAAAATTGTGGACAAAATAGACCGTGACATGGATGGCAAGATCACCAAAGAGGAGCTGAAATCATGGATTCAGTACACTCAAAGACGTTACATATTGGAGGATGTTGACCGTCAGTGGAAAGCACACAATCCTAATAACAAGGACTCTATCACATGGGAAGAGTACAAAAAGATGGTCTACGGTTTCATGGATGATATGGAACCCTCAGAGCTGGAGAATAATGCTGAAGAAGGATTTTCATACAAGGACATGATTCGACGAGACCAACGTCGATGGGGAATTGCTGATACTAACGCAGATCACGCTCTTGACAAG GAAGAGTTCACAAACTTTTTACATCCAGAAGATGCCCCGCATATGAAGgagattgttgttgtcgaaACGATGGAGGACATCGACAAGGATAAAAACGGGTACATCTCATTGGAAGAATACATCGGTGACATGTACCGAGGAAtcaaagatgaagatgaaccTGATTGGGTCAGGAACGAACGTGAGCAGTTTCAAAATTATCGCGACAAAAACAAAGACGGCCATATGGACACTGATGAG GTTAAACAGTGGATAATCCCACCTGATTTCGATCACTCTGAAGCCGAGGCGAAACATCTGCTTCAAGAATCGGACGCTGACGGCGACGGTCAGCTGACAAAAGACGAGATCATTAGCAAATACGATCTCTTCGTCGGTTCTCAGGCCACCGATTTCGGTGAGGCGCTCAACCGACACGACGAATTTTAG